A genomic stretch from Candidatus Schekmanbacteria bacterium includes:
- a CDS encoding vitamin B12-dependent ribonucleotide reductase has protein sequence MFSENALTVLKRRYLRKNADGEVIEEPDDMFRRVANTIAAAEKLYGKSKKEVEKTAESFYNMMINKEFMPNSPTLMNAGRELGQLSACFVLPIDDSMEGIFETIKNTAIIHKTGGGTGFSFSRLRPANDVVASTSGISSGPISFMEVFNVATETIKQGGTRRGANMAILRVDHPDILDFISCKKDNNRLNNFNISVAVTERFMEAVEMDEEYDIINPRSRKPVKTLNARKVFQMIVNLAWRNGEPGIIFIDRINRDNPTPELGEIESTNPCGEQPLLPFESCNLGSINLSRFVTDAKGEPSIDYGRLSETVQTAVRFLDNVIDVNKYPLSVIEEITKGNRKIGLGVMGFADMLIQLGISYSSDAGIKTGRDVMKFIKDESLKASTRLAVERGSFPNYDKSKFKESGIPLRNATLTTIAPTGTISIIAECSSGIEPLFAICYYRNVMDNDKLVEVNPTFLEAAKKMGFYSKELIEQIAKEGTLRNIKDIPDEIRKIYVTAHDITPEWHIKMQAGFQKYTDNAVSKTVNFPKAATQQDIEKAYLTAYKLGCKGVTVYRDESRDAQVLNIGEKLANKKELAPRPRPHMTSGFTVKNKIGCGNLYVTVNADENGICEVFTNTGRAGGCPSQSEATSRLISLALRSNIDIDEIIEQMKGIRCLSCIRSDNREANGGKKILSCPDAIAWAIHQSISNGRKPAKEQEETQKGKEKQVEAELVTGPQAAQMAEAVIVSDSTSMQMSYVPCPDCGSSLEMESGCVVCRSCGYSKCH, from the coding sequence ATGTTCTCAGAGAATGCCTTGACAGTACTCAAGCGCCGTTATCTCAGGAAAAACGCAGACGGGGAGGTAATCGAAGAACCTGATGACATGTTCCGCAGGGTCGCCAATACCATAGCCGCGGCTGAGAAACTTTACGGCAAGAGCAAGAAGGAAGTGGAGAAGACTGCGGAGAGTTTTTACAACATGATGATCAACAAAGAGTTCATGCCCAACAGCCCTACCCTCATGAATGCAGGAAGGGAGCTTGGACAGCTTTCAGCCTGCTTTGTTCTTCCTATTGATGATTCAATGGAAGGAATATTCGAGACAATAAAGAATACTGCAATCATTCATAAGACCGGCGGCGGAACGGGATTCTCTTTTTCAAGATTGAGACCTGCAAATGATGTTGTTGCCTCAACCAGCGGGATATCAAGCGGTCCGATATCATTCATGGAAGTATTCAATGTTGCAACTGAGACAATAAAACAGGGGGGCACGAGGCGGGGAGCCAACATGGCGATACTGCGAGTTGACCATCCTGATATTCTCGATTTCATTTCATGCAAGAAAGATAATAACAGGCTTAATAACTTTAATATATCAGTTGCAGTCACAGAGAGGTTTATGGAAGCAGTAGAGATGGATGAGGAGTACGACATTATAAATCCACGTTCCAGAAAACCTGTCAAAACGCTTAACGCCAGAAAAGTCTTTCAGATGATAGTGAACCTTGCCTGGAGGAATGGAGAGCCGGGGATAATATTCATAGACAGGATCAACAGGGACAACCCGACACCTGAACTCGGCGAGATAGAGAGCACAAACCCATGCGGTGAACAGCCTCTTCTCCCATTCGAGTCATGTAACCTGGGCTCAATAAATCTTTCCAGATTCGTGACCGACGCCAAAGGCGAGCCGTCAATAGATTACGGCAGGCTCAGTGAGACAGTGCAGACAGCCGTACGGTTCCTTGACAATGTCATAGATGTAAACAAATACCCTCTTTCAGTAATAGAGGAGATAACAAAGGGGAACAGGAAGATAGGGCTTGGAGTCATGGGATTTGCCGACATGCTCATTCAGCTTGGAATATCCTACAGTTCCGATGCAGGGATAAAAACCGGCAGAGATGTAATGAAGTTCATAAAAGATGAAAGCTTGAAGGCATCAACAAGGCTTGCCGTTGAGCGGGGCTCATTCCCAAATTATGACAAGAGCAAATTCAAGGAATCAGGAATACCGTTGAGGAACGCCACCCTGACCACCATCGCTCCCACAGGAACGATAAGCATAATAGCTGAATGTTCAAGCGGGATAGAACCTCTATTTGCCATTTGCTATTACAGAAACGTCATGGACAATGATAAACTTGTTGAAGTGAATCCCACGTTCTTAGAAGCTGCAAAGAAGATGGGATTTTACTCCAAAGAACTGATCGAGCAGATTGCAAAGGAAGGAACTCTCAGGAACATAAAAGACATACCTGATGAGATAAGAAAGATATATGTGACAGCACATGATATCACGCCTGAGTGGCATATAAAGATGCAGGCCGGATTCCAGAAATACACAGACAATGCTGTTTCAAAAACTGTAAACTTCCCGAAGGCAGCAACACAGCAGGACATTGAAAAAGCCTACCTCACAGCTTACAAGTTAGGCTGTAAGGGCGTTACAGTTTACCGCGACGAAAGCCGCGACGCCCAGGTGCTGAACATTGGCGAAAAATTAGCAAATAAAAAAGAACTTGCACCAAGACCGCGCCCCCATATGACATCAGGGTTTACAGTAAAAAACAAGATAGGCTGCGGCAATCTCTACGTCACTGTGAATGCCGACGAGAATGGTATATGCGAAGTCTTCACCAACACAGGCAGAGCCGGCGGATGCCCGAGCCAGTCCGAAGCCACAAGCAGGCTCATCTCCCTTGCGTTGAGGTCCAACATCGACATTGATGAGATTATCGAACAGATGAAAGGGATAAGATGTCTTTCCTGCATAAGGAGCGACAACAGGGAAGCCAACGGAGGAAAGAAAATCCTCTCTTGCCCTGATGCAATAGCCTGGGCAATACACCAATCAATTTCAAACGGCAGAAAGCCGGCCAAAGAGCAGGAAGAAACGCAAAAGGGAAAAGAAAAACAAGTAGAGGCGGAATTGGTTACAGGACCTCAGGCAGCTCAGATGGCTGAGGCTGTTATAGTATCAGATTCGACATCAATGCAGATGAGTTATGTCCCCTGCCCTGACTGCGGAAGCTCCCTTGAGATGGAAAGCGGCTGCGTTGTATGCAGGTCATGCGGATATTCAAAATGTCATTAA
- the asnB gene encoding asparagine synthase (glutamine-hydrolyzing) has product MCGISGLYYFSKTAKADKNIALSMSAMLRHRGPDEETNHTSGNISLSSNRLAIIDPANGRQPCFNESKKIISVFNGEIYNFSEIRSLLMSKGHVFHSNSDSEIIPHLYEEHGEEFVTKLRGMFAIALFDESTNRFILARDRIGIKPLYYTASNEHVVFASEIKALEKFPGFNRDINHSSIIDYFSAGYILNPKTIYASVNSVRPGHIIIADNGKLIEKKYWELSPSESPLLKDDMIENELLRILDGSVASHMQSDVPLGAFLSGGLDSSMVVSLMHNKSDEPVNTFTANLWYLNRSETDAAIQMSRLCKTNQQELKIDKSVIPEIISIVAHMDEPFADSSIVPAYLISREAAKKVKVALSGDGGDENFAGYPSYKADKIRSYLAMIPLITPMSGAAGEIISYVNADRRINNFFSGIRMETARAHCHWRTVFPAHELDILLNSDLKNISKGYAAEQSFIKHYRQLDPKNDDEDILNNLMALDIKTWLVDDILKKVDMASMANSLEVRVPFLDSEFVEFAASVPSRLKLHGFKSKYILKKAAKRFIPVNIINMKKSGFNMPLKRLIREDLKRLITDVVLDESSKKDPLIDFKFTEKLLSEHLKGHKDNSQKIWTIFSYHIWRAH; this is encoded by the coding sequence ATGTGCGGAATATCAGGCCTATACTATTTTAGTAAAACAGCCAAAGCTGACAAAAATATTGCTCTCTCTATGTCGGCAATGCTTCGCCACCGCGGGCCTGACGAGGAAACAAATCACACAAGCGGCAACATTTCACTTTCAAGCAACAGGCTTGCAATAATCGACCCTGCAAACGGAAGACAGCCCTGTTTCAATGAATCAAAGAAAATCATCTCTGTTTTTAACGGCGAGATATACAACTTCAGTGAAATCCGCTCATTGCTTATGTCCAAAGGGCATGTATTTCATTCAAATTCTGATTCCGAAATCATCCCCCATCTCTACGAGGAACATGGTGAGGAATTCGTAACTAAATTGAGGGGAATGTTTGCCATCGCCCTTTTTGATGAAAGTACAAACAGGTTCATCCTTGCGCGGGACAGGATAGGAATCAAACCTCTCTACTATACAGCTTCAAATGAGCATGTAGTTTTCGCATCAGAAATAAAAGCTTTGGAAAAATTTCCGGGTTTTAACCGGGACATTAACCATTCTTCAATCATTGACTATTTCTCTGCCGGATACATTTTGAACCCAAAAACAATCTATGCATCAGTTAATTCAGTCCGTCCCGGCCATATCATAATCGCTGATAACGGAAAGCTTATAGAAAAAAAATACTGGGAACTCTCACCTTCAGAGTCACCGCTATTAAAAGACGATATGATTGAAAACGAGCTTTTAAGAATATTGGATGGTTCTGTGGCAAGTCATATGCAGAGCGATGTACCTCTCGGTGCTTTTTTAAGCGGAGGCCTTGACTCAAGCATGGTCGTCTCCCTTATGCACAACAAATCAGATGAGCCGGTAAACACTTTCACAGCCAACCTCTGGTATCTGAATAGAAGCGAGACAGATGCAGCAATACAAATGAGCAGGCTCTGCAAAACAAACCAACAGGAATTAAAAATAGACAAGTCCGTGATACCCGAAATCATTTCCATTGTAGCTCACATGGATGAGCCTTTTGCAGATTCATCAATCGTACCGGCATACCTCATCTCCCGCGAAGCCGCAAAAAAAGTGAAAGTTGCACTCTCAGGCGACGGAGGCGATGAAAACTTTGCCGGCTATCCCAGCTACAAGGCTGACAAGATAAGAAGCTACCTCGCCATGATTCCTCTCATAACACCTATGAGCGGGGCGGCCGGCGAAATCATAAGCTACGTCAATGCTGATAGAAGGATAAATAACTTTTTTTCCGGAATCCGGATGGAGACTGCAAGAGCGCACTGCCACTGGAGGACTGTATTCCCCGCTCATGAACTTGATATACTTTTAAACAGCGATTTAAAGAATATCTCCAAAGGCTATGCTGCTGAACAGTCCTTTATCAAACATTACCGGCAACTTGACCCTAAAAATGATGATGAAGACATATTGAATAATCTTATGGCATTGGATATAAAAACATGGCTCGTTGATGACATACTCAAGAAAGTCGACATGGCGAGCATGGCAAATTCACTTGAGGTGAGAGTGCCCTTCCTTGACAGCGAATTCGTTGAGTTTGCGGCAAGTGTTCCTTCAAGGCTTAAGCTTCACGGATTCAAAAGCAAATATATTCTGAAGAAAGCTGCAAAACGTTTTATACCGGTCAATATAATCAACATGAAAAAAAGCGGTTTCAACATGCCGCTAAAAAGACTCATAAGGGAAGATTTGAAGAGATTAATCACAGATGTAGTCCTCGATGAAAGCTCAAAAAAAGACCCGCTGATTGATTTTAAATTCACAGAAAAGCTCTTAAGCGAGCACCTGAAAGGACATAAAGACAACAGCCAGAAGATCTGGACCATTTTCTCTTATCATATATGGAGGGCGCATTGA
- a CDS encoding chemotaxis protein CheW, with protein sequence MTQISYLIFRYGGSLYGVKSEFVCEIVNLPAITYIEEVPTCMIGVFNLRGRIVPVIDLAIRFGHTPRRYYITDFVVVIEIRDIMLGIVANDVLQVQDISSADIEGLPQLMSEGKPSPHFLEGGAKVEDEIIMLLDLNNLINHTELPYEISVEELEELQTDHPHFFPEATPDELKLLHKRTQNLLQQMEDTDVSEATAFAIIRLGNEFFAVNLNLVREFTEVKSITPVPCCPSHIAGNINLRGEVLTVVDMKGKMNIPASPSAVITKVMVVENNGLNIGILIDEVSEVISIQSSDITSPPLAVKYMDNEYITGTVELNGRTISLIDFDRIISNGELIVNGNV encoded by the coding sequence ATGACGCAAATTTCATATCTTATTTTCCGTTATGGCGGTTCATTATACGGTGTGAAAAGTGAATTCGTCTGCGAAATCGTAAACCTTCCAGCTATCACATACATAGAAGAAGTGCCCACCTGCATGATAGGTGTTTTCAATCTGCGCGGAAGAATAGTTCCTGTAATAGACCTTGCGATAAGGTTCGGTCATACACCCCGCCGCTATTATATTACTGACTTTGTTGTAGTGATTGAAATAAGGGACATAATGCTTGGCATTGTCGCTAATGATGTTTTGCAGGTGCAGGATATTAGTTCTGCTGATATCGAGGGGCTCCCGCAGCTTATGTCTGAAGGGAAACCGAGCCCCCATTTTTTGGAAGGAGGGGCGAAGGTTGAAGATGAGATCATAATGCTGCTTGATTTGAATAATCTGATAAATCACACCGAACTGCCTTATGAAATCTCTGTGGAAGAACTTGAAGAACTTCAGACTGACCATCCTCATTTTTTTCCGGAAGCAACGCCTGATGAATTGAAGCTGCTTCACAAGAGAACCCAGAATCTTCTGCAACAGATGGAAGACACGGACGTATCAGAAGCAACAGCGTTTGCCATCATCCGTCTTGGGAACGAGTTCTTTGCTGTGAATCTTAATTTAGTTCGCGAGTTTACTGAGGTTAAAAGCATAACACCTGTACCCTGCTGTCCTTCTCATATTGCAGGAAATATTAACCTTCGCGGCGAAGTGTTGACCGTTGTAGATATGAAGGGGAAAATGAATATTCCGGCATCTCCATCTGCTGTTATTACTAAGGTTATGGTTGTTGAAAACAATGGTCTCAATATTGGAATTTTAATAGATGAAGTATCAGAGGTAATATCAATTCAGAGCTCGGATATCACATCTCCCCCTTTGGCTGTGAAATACATGGATAACGAATATATAACAGGTACTGTGGAGTTAAATGGAAGGACTATAAGTTTAATAGACTTTGACCGGATAATTTCAAATGGAGAGCTTATAGTGAACGGGAACGTTTAA
- a CDS encoding CHASE3 domain-containing protein: protein MFRKMKLSQRIFLGNILMILVFAVSAMFIYSSVVTVSDSLTALISSANDATLASDLEIYSSEMARTLRGYILFHEKSNIDTYNEAFEEIKAISQRAGEIKEPEQKEKFANAVNLCREFDVKAKEIIALVNDGKYNEAAEANKAHTKTIFDKIKPIVREFREEKNKTLNREEEEANSAISLHNIIVVAGLLFSIVVAIICAVVVSGWISRSVKESLSNVNSAAEEIAVTATEHEKTASAQAASVSETAITMEELDTSSRKVSEQAETAAEATKYVIKLAEDGLNTVEETVKGLSSIRDKADEVSKQVLKLSEQTAQIGGIATLVTDIAGQINMLAINAAVEAVRAGEHGKGFNVIAQEVRKLADQGKKAAEKVNDIVADIQKATNSTIMAMEDGTKTIDEGTRVAERTTEMFKGVKESINSNFENFKQITLNITQQAAAIRQVVESMNSLNAGAKETAAGLTQTKIGLERINESSSELLRLV from the coding sequence ATGTTTCGTAAGATGAAACTTAGCCAAAGGATATTTTTAGGCAACATTCTTATGATACTTGTATTTGCTGTATCTGCGATGTTCATTTATTCGAGCGTTGTCACAGTGTCGGATTCTCTGACAGCTCTTATCAGTTCTGCGAACGATGCCACTCTTGCAAGCGATCTGGAAATTTACTCTTCAGAGATGGCAAGAACACTTCGTGGATACATTCTTTTCCATGAGAAGAGCAATATTGATACCTATAATGAGGCTTTCGAAGAAATTAAAGCAATTTCGCAAAGGGCAGGCGAGATAAAAGAACCCGAGCAGAAAGAAAAATTTGCCAATGCTGTTAATTTATGCAGGGAATTTGATGTAAAGGCAAAAGAGATTATTGCCCTTGTAAATGATGGGAAATACAACGAAGCTGCTGAAGCTAATAAAGCCCATACTAAGACTATATTTGACAAAATAAAGCCTATTGTCCGTGAGTTCAGGGAAGAAAAAAATAAAACCCTTAACAGGGAGGAAGAAGAGGCAAACTCTGCCATCAGTCTTCATAATATTATTGTTGTTGCAGGACTACTCTTTTCAATAGTTGTTGCCATCATTTGTGCTGTCGTTGTTTCCGGCTGGATATCAAGAAGTGTAAAGGAGTCCCTGAGCAATGTTAACTCTGCCGCTGAAGAAATAGCGGTTACCGCGACTGAGCATGAAAAAACTGCATCTGCTCAGGCAGCATCTGTGAGCGAAACTGCTATTACAATGGAGGAGCTTGATACATCGTCACGCAAAGTATCAGAGCAGGCTGAGACTGCGGCAGAAGCGACAAAATATGTGATAAAGCTTGCAGAGGATGGTCTTAATACTGTTGAAGAGACAGTTAAAGGGTTGAGTTCCATAAGAGATAAAGCAGACGAGGTTTCGAAACAGGTATTGAAACTAAGTGAGCAGACTGCACAGATAGGCGGTATTGCCACACTTGTGACTGATATAGCAGGGCAGATAAACATGCTTGCCATCAATGCAGCAGTGGAGGCAGTCCGTGCAGGGGAGCATGGAAAGGGATTCAATGTCATTGCACAGGAGGTAAGAAAGCTGGCAGACCAGGGGAAAAAAGCGGCTGAAAAAGTGAATGACATTGTTGCTGATATTCAGAAGGCAACGAATTCTACTATCATGGCAATGGAGGACGGTACAAAAACAATTGATGAAGGTACAAGGGTTGCTGAAAGAACGACTGAGATGTTTAAAGGGGTAAAGGAATCAATTAACAGCAACTTTGAAAATTTCAAACAAATTACTCTGAACATAACTCAGCAGGCAGCAGCAATAAGACAGGTGGTGGAATCAATGAACAGCCTGAATGCAGGAGCTAAAGAAACTGCGGCTGGATTAACACAGACAAAGATCGGATTAGAAAGGATTAACGAGTCGTCATCGGAACTGCTTAGACTTGTTTAA
- a CDS encoding hybrid sensor histidine kinase/response regulator, giving the protein MIKDKELRELFRVESEEHIQGIEKGLIQLETNPDDKETLEVIFREAHSIKGAARMVGVKDVELITNRFEDILGSVRNGETKFDQSVVDIIFRGIDAVRKIVNEAVTGEPSGVDLSGVIELLKSGAEKETNAPHIEELTVSNEEGGYRIDRYRVDTVRVETKRLDRLMTYSEELTVLKTRMAHFLAEINHALEMLDDISSLVLRKEGGWLQGINEMTGGVLLTLKKLRDAAYENDAKLELVSAELEEGIRNIRLIPLNSLFNLFPRMVRDMEREYGKEIKFEITGGETMADKKVIEDMKDPVMHILRNAVDHGIESPDVREKMGKNRKGTIALRGFRTDNSIFIEIQDDGSGLDIEKIKHNSLKQKLYTADEVEKMTPEEIKSIIFASGFSTSSFVTEISGRGVGLDVVRTNVEQLKGTIEVLSKQGSGCTIKIKLPITLATVRAIIVTANEMLFAVPVEFIRYCRLISGKNFFSIEGSETVSIDGHSVSAARLSDILEINGSKSAKIDERLDCIIISVVDDQFCVIVDSILDEREIVLKPHNPLLKHVPNISGTTMLGSGELCMVLNPHDMRKVFRNRRGFMMTKKPESGEMAEELKKHVVLLVEDSITTLTQEKRILESAGYEVVTAVDGMDALSKLAFRRFDAVVSDVMMPNMDGLTLTEKIRRDTKCSEMPVILVTTLASDEDKKRGLEAGANAYIAKPAFEQKILLDTLKRLI; this is encoded by the coding sequence ATGATCAAAGACAAAGAACTTCGCGAGCTTTTCAGGGTTGAATCAGAGGAGCATATACAGGGGATAGAAAAGGGACTCATTCAGCTTGAGACTAACCCTGATGACAAGGAAACTCTCGAAGTTATATTCCGTGAAGCGCACAGCATCAAAGGGGCTGCTAGAATGGTGGGTGTCAAAGATGTAGAGCTGATAACCAACCGATTCGAGGATATCTTAGGCTCTGTAAGAAACGGGGAGACGAAGTTTGATCAGTCTGTTGTTGACATCATATTTCGCGGGATAGATGCAGTTAGAAAGATAGTTAATGAAGCGGTTACAGGTGAGCCTTCAGGCGTTGATCTTTCAGGGGTAATAGAACTTTTAAAAAGTGGAGCTGAAAAAGAAACCAATGCTCCGCATATTGAAGAGCTGACAGTGTCAAATGAGGAGGGAGGATACCGTATTGATAGATACCGTGTTGATACCGTTCGGGTTGAGACAAAAAGATTAGACAGACTCATGACATATTCAGAGGAACTCACAGTATTAAAGACAAGAATGGCTCATTTCCTTGCTGAAATTAATCACGCATTAGAGATGCTGGATGATATTTCAAGTCTTGTTCTGAGAAAGGAAGGAGGCTGGCTGCAGGGTATAAACGAAATGACAGGCGGAGTGCTATTAACTTTAAAAAAGCTTAGAGATGCGGCATATGAGAATGATGCGAAGCTTGAGCTTGTCTCGGCTGAACTCGAAGAAGGCATACGTAATATCAGACTTATTCCATTAAACTCTCTTTTTAACCTTTTCCCGAGAATGGTGCGGGATATGGAGAGGGAGTACGGGAAAGAGATTAAGTTTGAAATAACAGGTGGTGAGACAATGGCTGACAAAAAAGTGATCGAGGATATGAAGGATCCCGTCATGCATATACTTCGTAACGCAGTGGATCATGGTATCGAATCTCCGGATGTACGCGAAAAAATGGGTAAAAACAGAAAGGGTACGATAGCGCTCAGGGGATTTCGTACGGATAACAGCATTTTTATTGAGATTCAAGATGATGGCAGTGGACTTGATATTGAGAAGATAAAACACAATTCCCTTAAGCAGAAACTGTATACCGCAGATGAGGTCGAAAAAATGACGCCTGAAGAGATAAAGTCAATAATATTTGCTTCGGGCTTTTCAACAAGCTCATTCGTAACCGAAATATCGGGACGCGGAGTTGGACTCGATGTTGTACGTACCAACGTTGAACAGCTTAAGGGAACTATTGAAGTATTGAGCAAGCAGGGCTCCGGCTGCACCATAAAGATTAAACTTCCAATAACTCTTGCCACTGTAAGGGCAATCATTGTTACTGCGAATGAAATGCTTTTCGCTGTTCCGGTTGAGTTTATCCGGTACTGCCGGCTGATTTCCGGGAAGAATTTTTTTTCAATAGAAGGGAGCGAAACTGTCAGTATTGACGGTCATTCTGTTTCCGCTGCAAGGTTGTCAGATATACTTGAAATCAATGGCAGTAAAAGTGCAAAAATTGATGAGCGTCTGGATTGTATTATTATTTCAGTAGTTGATGATCAGTTCTGCGTCATAGTTGATTCTATTTTAGATGAACGGGAAATTGTTCTTAAACCTCATAATCCGCTTTTAAAGCATGTTCCCAATATTTCAGGGACTACAATGCTTGGGAGCGGAGAGTTGTGTATGGTGCTGAATCCGCATGATATGAGAAAAGTCTTCAGAAATAGAAGGGGTTTTATGATGACAAAAAAACCGGAGTCCGGAGAGATGGCAGAAGAGCTGAAAAAACATGTTGTCCTGCTTGTTGAGGATTCTATTACAACGCTGACACAGGAAAAACGGATACTTGAAAGCGCAGGATATGAGGTTGTCACGGCTGTTGACGGGATGGATGCTCTGAGCAAACTTGCTTTCCGCAGGTTCGATGCTGTAGTTTCAGACGTCATGATGCCCAATATGGATGGTCTGACGCTTACTGAAAAAATACGCCGTGACACGAAATGCAGTGAGATGCCGGTTATACTCGTTACAACGCTTGCGTCAGATGAGGACAAGAAAAGAGGGCTCGAGGCAGGAGCAAATGCCTATATAGCAAAACCGGCATTTGAGCAAAAAATCCTCCTGGATACGCTGAAGAGGCTTATTTAG
- the cheB gene encoding chemotaxis-specific protein-glutamate methyltransferase CheB, translating to MNEWDDVRGKEQIRVIKVLLVDDSPLALVIMKRMLYAAPDIRVVGTARNGKEALKLIPIVDPDVICTDLHMPIIDGLALTKEVMEEYPRPILVISISVQKESENVFKLIEAGAVDVFPKPSSGLEEDYMKQTAEFISRIRILSGVKVFRKKREKPLKRLETTEPIIAVPGYTVPKILGIGTSTGGPNALQRILLRLPSDFPLPVMCVQHISEGFLLGFVEWLQGMSKVKIEIARQGELPLPGHVYFPPENFHLIIDSEGKFRYSSQSPVDGHRPSATVMFHSMAQQFGSSAIGVLLTGMGRDGADGMKAIRDAGGITIAQDEKTSIVFSMPKHAIELDAAQYVLPVDEIARAILTLVNKKNDRSL from the coding sequence ATGAATGAATGGGATGATGTGAGAGGAAAAGAACAGATACGGGTAATAAAAGTTCTCCTGGTGGATGATTCCCCCCTGGCACTCGTTATCATGAAAAGAATGCTTTATGCAGCACCTGACATAAGGGTTGTTGGGACTGCAAGGAACGGAAAAGAGGCGCTAAAACTTATTCCGATTGTTGACCCTGATGTTATCTGCACTGACCTTCATATGCCGATAATCGACGGACTTGCGCTTACAAAAGAAGTGATGGAGGAATATCCCCGCCCAATACTGGTTATAAGTATATCAGTTCAAAAGGAATCTGAGAATGTTTTTAAACTTATAGAAGCAGGTGCAGTAGATGTATTTCCGAAGCCGAGCAGCGGGCTCGAGGAAGATTATATGAAGCAGACAGCAGAGTTTATCAGCAGAATCAGAATACTCTCAGGTGTTAAGGTATTCAGAAAAAAAAGAGAGAAACCTTTAAAGAGACTTGAAACAACAGAACCCATAATCGCTGTTCCCGGATATACTGTTCCTAAGATTCTCGGCATTGGAACGTCAACTGGCGGCCCAAATGCTCTGCAACGTATTCTTTTAAGACTTCCATCGGATTTTCCTCTTCCTGTTATGTGTGTGCAGCATATTAGCGAAGGGTTTCTGCTTGGTTTTGTGGAATGGCTTCAGGGAATGAGTAAAGTCAAGATTGAAATTGCAAGGCAGGGGGAGCTCCCGTTGCCCGGGCACGTTTATTTTCCTCCGGAGAATTTTCATCTTATCATAGATTCAGAAGGGAAGTTCAGATATTCCTCTCAATCCCCGGTTGACGGGCACCGTCCTTCAGCGACAGTTATGTTTCATTCAATGGCACAGCAATTCGGGAGTTCCGCAATAGGAGTCCTTCTTACCGGGATGGGACGGGATGGTGCTGATGGCATGAAGGCAATAAGGGATGCTGGAGGGATTACCATTGCACAGGATGAGAAGACTAGCATCGTGTTCAGCATGCCTAAACATGCTATAGAGCTTGACGCTGCACAGTATGTTTTACCGGTTGATGAGATCGCAAGAGCGATTTTAACTCTTGTTAACAAAAAAAATGATAGGAGTCTATAA